Proteins encoded together in one Benincasa hispida cultivar B227 chromosome 1, ASM972705v1, whole genome shotgun sequence window:
- the LOC120077108 gene encoding uncharacterized protein LOC120077108, producing the protein MTSNSAKCFNLLTKEYRLLPIVCLIEHVRGMLKSWFYEWRNYWASRTTLHSDHYETRFASETDKGRRYWVEPIDCYRVHVRDNRLDGIVNLHKKECTGKEFDLLGILFLHGIVAAKERNIPIHNLCSRFYIVDSLMTAYAEPINPLGHISEWKRPPRYVEKIILPPKFVPQVRRWRMRRIPSRGKFRKQMKCGRCGNYGHNCQNCTNRLQPCDVLKMPETVTQTPLI; encoded by the coding sequence atgacatcCAACAGTGCAAAGTGTTTCAATTTGTTAACTAAAGAGTATCGACTATTGCCCatagtatgcttgattgaacatgttagaggaatgcTCAAATCGTGGTTCTATGAATGGAGGAATTACTGGGCATCTCGAACGACATTGCACTCTGACCACTATGAAACCCGATTTGCAAGTGAGACCGATAAGGGCAGACGATATTGGGTGGagcctattgattgttatcgGGTACACGTGCGAGATAATCGATTGGACGGTATTGTCAATCTTCACAAGAAGGAATGCACGGGTAAGGAATTCGACTTACTTGGTATCCTGTTTTTGCATGGAATTGTTGCTGCCAAGGAACGAAATATACCCATCCACAATCTTTGCAGTCGATTTTATATAGTGGACTCTCTAATGACTGCGTATGCAGAGCCTATAAATCCACTTGGCCATATATCTGAATGGAAGAGACCTCCTAGATATGTAGAAAAGATTATCCTTCCTCCGAAGTTTGTGCCACAAGTCAGGCGATGGAGAATGAGAAGAATACCATCTAGAGGAAAATTTCGTAAACAAATGAAATGTGGTCGGTGTGGGAATTATGGGCATAACTGCCAAAATTGTACGAACCGCTTGCAACCGTGCGACGTGCTGAAAATGCCAGAGACCGTGACACAAACACCCCTCATCTAG